TGGCCAGCGTGGATCATAGAGCATGGCGCGCGCCAGCGCGATAGCGTCGGCCTGGCCCTCCTGCAATATCGCCTCGGCCTGTTCTGGCTGGGTAATCAGACCGACGGCAATCACCGGTATCGCCACCTGTTGTTTAATAGCCTGCGCAAAAGGTACCTGATAGCCCGCACCGATGCTGATTTTTTGCTGTGGTGACAATCCGCCGCTGGAAACATGGATATAGTCACAACCCAGCGCCTCCAGTGCTTTACTCAGCGCAATCGACTGCGGCAAATCCCAGCCGCCATCCACCCAGTCCGTGGCGGAAATACGCACGCCCACCGCTTTGTGGGCCGGTAAGACCTGGCGAACCTCGTGGAAAATCTCCAGCACGATGCGCATACGGTTTTCCAGTGAACCACCATAGTTGTCATCGCGCTGGTTAGCGAGCGGTGACAGGAACTGATGCAACAGATATCCATGCGCCGCGTGGATCTCAATCAGATCCAGTCCAAGGCGGTCAGCGCGGATGGCGCTGTCGATAAAAGCCTGTTTCACCGCAGCGATACCGCTTTGCGAGAGCGCTTCAGGCGGATTATCGCTGCTGTTAAATGGAAGCGCTGAGGGGGCGTGGGTTTGCCAGCCGCCCTGATCGGCAGGCACAAAGTGACCGCCACGCCATGGAACCTCAGTCGAAGCCTTACGCCCGGCATGACCGAGCTGAATGCCGATCGGCATCGCGCTGTATTTTTTTACATCCTCAATCACTGCCGCCAGCGCCTGCTCGGTAGCATCGTCCCACAACCCCAAATCCTGCGCGGTAATACGCCCCGCAGCTTCGACCGCGGCCGCTTCCAGAATCAACAGCCCGGCGCCCGATAGCGCGAGGTGACCTAAATGGATACGGTGCCAGGCGGTCGCGTTGCCCTGTTCAGCAGAATACTGGCACATCGGTGCAATCACGATGCGGTTCTCCAGCGCTAACTGGCCTATTTTCATCGGGGTAAACAGCAGACTCATCAGGTTTCTCCATCTTATTCACGTTAGTGAAAGTAAGCACGCTAAGTGATTGCCGGTCAAGTCAGGAAGTGCGGTGGTGAAAGGATAGCCACTGTTGCGCCAGGTAACAAAGTCCGCCGGGCGTTAGCAATTTGCGCTGAATCAGGTATGATATCGCCGCTAAAATTTCTCTCTGTTGCTTACAGGAACGTACACCATGCCAGTGTTACATAACCTCGTTTCCAATGAAGAGCTGAAGGCGCGCATGCTGGCCGAAAGCGAACCGCGCACCACAGTCTCTTTTTATAAATATTTCCATATTGCCGATGCAAAAGCGTTCCGTGATGCGCTTTATCTGGCATTTACCCGCCTGAAAGTATTTGGCCGCGTCTACGTTGCTGCGGAAGGGATTAACGCGCAAATCAGTGTGCCGCAAAGTCTTTACCCGCAAATGAAAGAGATGCTGTATGCCTTTGATCCGGCGCTGAACAATCTGCGGATGAATATCGCCCTCGACGATGACGGTAAATCCTTCTGGGTGCTGCGTCTGAAAGTGCGCGATCGGATTGTGGCGGACGGGATTACGGATGACAGTTTTGATGCCAGTGATGTTGGCGCTTATCTGAAAGCGGCGGAAGTCAACGCCATGCTTGACGATCCCGATGCACTGTTTGTCGATATGCGTAACCACTATGAATATGAAGTGGGCCATTTCGACCAGGCGCTGGAGATTCCGGCCGATACGTTCCGCGATCAGCTGCCGATGGCGGTGGATATGTTGCAGAGCGAAAAAGATAAAAAAATCGTCATGTACTGCACCGGCGGGATCCGTTGTGAGAAAGCCAGCGCCTGGATGCGGCATAACGGCTTTGAAAATGTTTATCATATTGAAGGCGGCATTATTGAGTATGCCCGTCGTGCGCGTGAGCAGGGTTTACCGGTACGGTTTAAAGGTAAAAACTTTGTCTTTGATGAGCGAATGGGTGAGCGTATTTCCGACGATGTGATTGCGCATTGCCATCAGTGCGGCGCGGCCTGTGATACGCACGTCAATTGTAAAAATGACGGCTGTCATCTGCTGTTTATTCAGTGCCCGAGCTGTGCTGAGAAGTTTAAAGATTGTTGTAGTCCGATCTGTATGGAAGAGCTGGCGCTGTCGCCGGAAGAGCAGCGCGCGCGTCGTGCCGGACGCGAAAACGGCAATAAGATATTTAATAAGTCTCGTGGCGCATTAAACACCACCCTGAAAATTCCTTCACCGGAATAGGGGGGGCGTTTGAACGGGAGCCGATAACGGCTCCCCTACAGTGTGTCAGATATTCTGCAGGGGCGGCGTTTTTGCCGCCCGTAGTTAGCAGAAGCCGATTACTGGCGAATACCTTCGACGGAGATCATCAGCTGAACTTCCTGTGAAGCCGGACCCAGGTCGGTAGTGATATTAAAGTCTTTTAACGCAATCTTGCCTTCCGCTTCAAAACCTGCACGCACGCCACCCCATGGATCTTTACCCTGACCCATCAGTTTCGCTTCCAGCGTTACCGGTTTGGTCACACCATTCAGCGTCAGATTGCCGGTAATATCCAGCTCATCGCCCTCTTTTTTCACGCCGGTAGAGACAAAAGTCGCCTGCGGGAATTTCGCCACATTAAGGAATTCTGCGCTACGCAGATGCTTGTCACGCTCGGCGTGGTTGGTATCGACGCTGTTGGTATTGATGGTGACATTCACTTTATCGGCAGCCGGATTGGCTTCATCAAAAGTGAAAGCGCCGTCAAAGTCCTTAAAGGTGCCGTACAGCCAGCTGTAACCCAGATGCTGAATGCGGAACTGGACAAAAGCATGCTGACCCTGTTTATCAATTTTGTAGTCAGCCGCGACGGCGGTACCGGTACTTAAAATCAGTGCCGCCGCTAATCCTGCTATGCTCTTCTTCAACATGGTAGTTCTCCATTTACAAAGGTTAATCGATGCGATGACCCAGCATCCGTTTCAATGTGATATCACGGTCGATAAAGTGGTGTTTCAGTGCAGCAAGGCCATGAAGTACGGAGATAATCACCACGCTCCATGCCAGATAAAGATGAATATCGCCAGCCAGATCCGCCTGCTGCGCATTCCCGGCGAAGGTTGCCGGCACGGCGATCAAACCGAACACCTCAATCGGTTTGCCCTCGGCGGTAGAGATCAGGTAGCCGGTAAACAGAATGGCGAACAGCAGCAGATAAAGCAGCAAGTGTGCGGCGATGGCGCTGATACGCACCAGACGCGAGTAGCTGCTAAGGGGTTTGGGGGGTGGCGAGACAAAACGCCAGATTAGCCGCAAAATCATCACTGCAAACAGCACCATACCGATGCTTTTATGCAGTTCCGGCGCCTGGTGGTACCAGTTGTCGTAGTAGCCGAGCGTAACCATCCACAGCCCCAGCGCAAACATGCCGTAAACGGCCAGCGCCACCAGCCAGTGCAAGGTAATCGAGAGCCAGCCAAAGCGGGTCGGCGTATTTCTGAATGGCATGATTCAGCTTCCCAAAATTCACAATTAGCAACGAGACTGAACAACTGGAAATCAAAAATCAACAGTTTGTTTACCGCAGGAACAAATTAGCTAATCTTGTTGATTTAATTTGAATAACAAGCCGTTGTTGAGTTCAGAATTATCGTAAAACTGCTGTCCTGGTTTCCGTTAGTAAGCTTAGCGTTACGCTGTGAGATGCCTTATGAGCAGTCTCTTTGATTATTACTTATTTCTAAATATTTGAATGAACATTCAGTTAATGTCAGCGGAGTGTTATTTAATGTAAATTTCACACTCTGTTTTCACCCTCAGTGGGGGGAGGGTAGATTGGCTGTGATTGTGTAAATATCCAGCGAATGACGCCAGAAATTTGAAAAAATCCCCTATTTTGTATAAATTAAAGAAATGTAAATCAAACTCACTTTATGTGTTCAGCATAAAGAATCTGCATATCACCGCTGCGTTATAGCTTTCTTCCCCTTAGCTTACCCAGTTCATCGCGACAGGCGACGAAAGCTATGATGCTGTGAAATTGGTCACGTTATCTTTGAGAGAACGATATGAACGATTCATCAGCTAAAGATGGCCAGAAGAAGCATTTCTGGAACAAAAAAGGCAAAAAAGAGCTTACCTATGACGATATCACTATCGTTGACAAGGATATGCTGAAGCGCGCCGTGGGTGCCGCAGCACTGGGTAACGCCATGGAGTGGTTCGATTTCGGCGTGTACAGCTTTCTCGCCGTGACACTGGGTAAAGTCTTCTTCCCCGGTGGCAGCCCGGCTGCACAGCTGCTGGCGACCTTTGGCGCCTTTGCGGCCGCCTTCCTGGTGCGACCGATTGGTGGACTGGTATTTGGACCGCTCGGTGACCGTATCGGCCGTCAGAAAGTGCTGGCGATCACCATGATTATGATGTCGATTGGCACCTTCTGTATCGGCATTATTCCCGGCTATGCCACCATCGGCATTATGGCGCCGGTGCTGCTGCTGGCGGCACGTCTGTTGCAGGGCTTCTCGACTGGCGGTGAGTACGGCGGGGCGGCAACCTTTATCGCAGAGTATTCCACTGATAAGCGGCGTGGTTTTATGGGCAGCTGGCTGGAGTTCGGTACGCTTGGCGGCTATCTGCTTGGCGCTGGCCTGGTCACCGGCCTGACGGCGGCGATGTCGACCGAGGATCTGCTTAACTGGGGCTGGCGTATTCCGTTCTTTATTGCCGCACCACTGGGTCTGTTTGGCCTCTATATCCGTCTGAAACTGGAAGAGACTCCCGCGTTCCAGAAGCATATGGAAAAACAGGAACAGCTGGAGCACAGCAAGCCGCAAATGGGTATCTGGCAGATGCTGAAAAAGTATCGCGGCCAGATGCTGAAGTGTATTGGTCTGGTGCTGCTGTTTAACGTATCCAACTATATGCTGACGTCCTATATGCCCAGCTACCTGACCGGTATCCTTGGCCTGAGCGAACTCAGTGGCCTGATGCTGATTATGGTGGTGATGTTTGTGATGATGCCGCTGACGCTGTTCTCCGGCCACTGGAATGACCGTCTCGGCCATCGTCCGGTGATTGCAATGGGGGCGATTGGTATTCTGGTGCTGGCGATCCCGTGTCTGATGCTGATCGGTACCGGTAATCTGGTGCTGGTGTTCCTTGGCTTGCTGATTCTGGGTGTGGTGCATACCTGCTTTAGCGGCACCATGCCTTCCGCGCTGCCGGCGCTGTTTGCCACGGATATCCGTTACAGCGCACTGGCGATTGGTTTTAACCTGTCGGTCTCGCTGTTTGGCGGCACCACGCCACTGATCACCACCTGGCTGGTAGAGCGTTCACATAACCTGATGATGCCGGCTTACTATCTGATGGGCGCGGCGGTGATTGGCCTGATCACCGTATTCTTTATGCGGGAAACCGCCAGTAAACCGCTGCATGGTTCTGCTCCGGCGGTCGGTTCGGCAGCGGAAGCGCATAGCCTGATTAACAAACTTAAGCGTCGTCGGCAGAAAGAGAAAGAAGCGGCCGCGGTCACGAAGTCATAGCGGTAATAATGCCGCCAGCCCGAAGGCAGGCGGCATTATTAATCAATAAACCTGGGCGAGGGATGAAATGATAATTAATTACCGTCTTATTGTTTGTGCAGCAATTCGCGCACAGTCGGCTTATGGTTTAGTCAGGGAAATATTATCCGTGGAATTATCACCTGCCTGAGGGTTTAAACCACAATTTTATTGTGCCTAAACCCGTAAAATAGCCTGAGGGGAATATTATTTAAAACGCGATAGGGCAAAAGGCGTTAAATCGAATTCAGATGGCTTGCCACAAGCAAACTGTGCGGCAATTTCCCCTAAAACGCTGGCAAATTTAAATCCATGGCCACTTAATCCGCTAATCACTAACCGGGTGGGCTGACCGGGCAGGGTATCAATAATAAAATCTTCATCCGGCGAGTTATCATAAGTGCAGGCGGCGCCATGCAGGCAGACGCCAACGCCCGGCAGGAAACTGCGCATAAAATTAAATACTTCACTACCATCTTCCGCACAGCTGCCAAACGGCAGGCGCTGTTCGGGACGGTCAATCGCTTGTCCGCCCTGATGTTTACCCACCTTTAGCGCATTGTTATCGGCAGGAAAGCCGTAGTATTGCAGGCCATCGCTCATTTCAACGGTAAAGGCCGGAAACTTATTGTTTTCACTATAACGGCCATCGGCCTGATGCCAGGAGAACACTTTACGTACCGGTGTTACCGGCAGTTCCGGACACAGCGCTTTAACCCAGGTTCCGGCGCTGATCAGCATTTTGCGTCCGCGGAAACGGCCATCAGCGGTATTGACGATATCAAAACCGCCTTCTTTTTCAATGCTATGCACCGCACAGTTAAACAACTGCGCACATCCTGCTTTTTCCGCCAGCGCTATCCAGCTGCGAACCGCCACTTCAGACTTCAGGTAACCGGAATGCGGTTCAAATACGCCGAGGTAGCCGTCCGGTACGGTAAACAGCGGCCAGCGTTTGCGGACTTCATCTGCCTGCAATACCTGAATATCCAGCGAAAATTCCCGGGCGCTGTCGATCACATTATTAATAAATTCAGAGGCCATCGGGGCAAGATTCAGCACGCCGCTACGCTGCATAATGCGTTCGCCACTCAGTGTTTCCAGCTGGTCCCACAGTTTTTGCGCGCGCAGCACCAGCGGCACATAGCGCGCCCCTTCACCGTAAGCGTGGCGGATTAAGCGGCTTTCACCATGATGGCTGCCCTGCGTATGTGGCGGATGTGCGCCGTCGATCATCAATACCTTCAGACCCGCCTGCGTGGCATAAAAACCTGCGGCGGCGCCTACGGAACCACTGCCCACAACGATTAAATCGTAAACCATCTATCCGGCACTCCTTACAGCTGTAATCGATTTCATCAGAATAGCAAAAACCTGGCGGCAATAAAAAGGCACCCGCATTGGGTGCCTCAAAGGATACATAGCATAAAATTAATGCTTTTTGTAATCACGATCCTGGTATTCAGTTGCTTCTATCTTCGCGATGCCAGCTTCTAAAATGGAAATAAACTGTCTGGCAACATCAGTGGTTAACCAATAGGTCTGTCCCACTTCAGCTTCATCGGCGGGTTGCTCACCCGATGAAAGCGAATGCAGACGCAGCATCATGGCGTCATAGCTGTCTACAGTGCTGATATCCCATCCAACCAGGGGATGTGTTTGGATTACATCTTTGTTTCTGTCCATTATAACCCCCTTATTACTCGCGAAAACGAAGTGATTTATCGAGGTTCCAATGCGGCTTTTTTTTCATAGAGCGAGTTAATTATAACAGCTTATTTAGCATTGATGGGGTGAAAAGTGTGCAAATAGTAAAATGAGTGTTGGTCGGAAAATATTCAGCGGGAAGGGTTAATTATGTTTATCAGCACAAGAAATAAAAACTCCCGCCATTGCGGGAGAATTTTATCAGGCTGTTGCGTCCGGCTGGGCTTTTACCAGTCCGTTGCGCTTTTCCAGCTCCCCGGCGAGGCGGTCGAAATGCTGCTGCATTCCCTCATCATGGTTCTGGTTTTGTGCTTCCAGACGCAAACTATGAATCAGCAACTGGTTCGATTTTTCGTCCAGACAAAAAGACAGATAGGAAAAGGCATTTTCCAGTACCGATAAGCGGCGCTGTTGATCGCTGATCAACGCCAGCAACTCACCAAAGGTCATCGCCTCTTCTGGTTTCTCTGCAGTCATGGGTAACACCTCCTGTAAAGCATGACAGGCGCAAGAATATGCCATCATCAGATAACAGTCTATACCCGCTCAGCGGGGATGCAGCACAACTCACCGCGTTTTGCGTGCTAAATGAACAAAATTGCAGGGTTATGCTGACTGCAGAGGGGGTTATGGCATAAATCGCGGTAAAGCGGGCGTTGGGGCGAGAGAAAATAAAAAAACCGGATGGCGACACCCGGCAATAAACCCTTCATCCATAAAGTTCGCAGCACGGGCGGCATAAATAACCGCCCTGCACATGCAGGGAAGCCATTAATGGCGCCCGTTTAATCGGTGATAAACCAGTCGTCTGCGCTTTCCCATGTCTCTTGCAGAATATCGCTGATGAGATCTTTTTGTTCTTTTCCGCTGCCCAGCACGCTGAGATTATTCGCGCTGGCATAGCGCACCGATACGCGGTTGTCCGATTCCGGAAACTGCTTATCGATACGTTTAGTGAGTTCCTGCGTCAGCGCTTCAAGCGCACCAGCGGGAAGGGTAGTGGTTTTTGCAACAGTGACTTCTACACGCATGAGAGCCTCCGATAAGTATACTGTATATTTATACAGTTATGCGTTAACGGAAGCAACATAAAAATGGAAAAGTTGACGCTTTCCGGCGTGAAATCAGAGTTCGACTGACCAGTTCAGCGTTTCACCGGCAAGGAAAGGCACCAGCGTATCGTCGCCAAGCGGGATGTTTTCGCTAACGGTATAAGGTTTACGCACCAGTTTAATTTTACCTTCATTCAGCGGCAGGCCATAGAAACGCGGACCGTTTTCTGAGCAGAAAGCTTCCAGGTGTTGCAGCGCATTCATCTCTTCGAATACGGTGGCGTAGGCTGGCAGCGCAGTTGGCGCATTAAACACTCCGGCGCAGCCACAGCTGGCTTCTTTACGCTGACGGCTGTGTGGCGCGGTGTCGGTGCCGAGGAAAAAGCGCGGGTTACCGCTGGCGATAACCTGGCGCAGCGCATCCTGATGCACATTGCGTTTCAGAATCGGCAGGCAGTAGAGATGGGGACGGACGCCGCCCACCAGCATATGGTTACGGTTAAACATCAGATGCTGCGGCGTAATGGTGGCGCCAAGGTAGTTATTCCCTTCGCTGACATAGGCGGCGGCTTCTTTGGTGGTGATATGTTCAAACACCACTTTCAGCTCCGGGAACTGCTGACGCAGCGGATCCATCACGTTTTCGATAAAGCGCGCTTCTCGATCAAAAATATCGATATGGGCGTCAGTCACTTCGCCGTGGATCAGCAATGGCATGCCGATTTTCTGCATGCGTTCCAGCACTGTCGCGATAGCGGCAATATTGGTGACGCCATGGCTGGAGTTGGTGGTGGCGTGCGCCGGGTAGAGTTTGGCGGCGGTAAATACCCCTTCGGCGAAACCTTTTTCTACTTCATCAGGGTCCAGCGAGTCGGTCAGGTAGCAGGTCATCAGCGGCTGGAAATCATGTCCGGCTGGCAGCGCTGCCAGAATACGCTGGCGATAGGCAATAGCGCTGGTGACGCTGGTGACCGGCGGCACCAGATTCGGCATAACAATCGCGCGACCGCACACCGCGCTGGTAAAGGGCAGCACGGCCTGTAGCATCTCATCATCACGCAGATGGATATGCCAGTCGTCAGGGCGGCGAATGAGTAATTGCTGGGGTTGTGCAGTCATCAGTTATGCTCCGGCTTGGAAGGGAATTTATCGGGTGGTTTTAGCCGGGTACTAAGGATAGGGATAAAAGCAACCGATTGCACTTGCTTTATGACGCCAGATTAAAAAAAGCCCCCGTTCTCACGAGGGCGGCAGCTTAGTCGGTAAACGGGATCACCAGTTCGCCGGGTTTGACCTCTAAACCTTTGGCAAACTTCTTCGCCAGCGACTCAGCTTTGCTGCGGTCGCTGCTCAGCACATAAGCCGGTTTCTGATCAAAATAGCTTTTCAGCGACTGATCCAGATACGGCGTCAGGGTTTTCAGTACTGACTGCATTTTTTCCGGCTGCACCTGGGCATCAACAATTTGCAAATCCTTCAGGAAGATCGCGCCCTGCTGCTGGTCAAATACTGGCTGGGCTTTCATCGTCAGCTTCATATCTGCTTTTTGTGGGCCAAATAGTGAGGTGATATCGACTTTCGCCGTGCCGGTAAGGGTAACTTTATTCGGTTCTTCACGGCCTATCTGGCTGCTGAGATCGGTCAGCACGATATGCGCATCCGCCAGGCCGGCGACGCCAATCTGTTTCTCATAATTATTATGCTTTTGCAGGGCGTCATTGACTTCCTGCTCACTGATGCTGTACTGCGTCAATTGATTACAGCCGGCAAGCAGGCCGACGAAAATCAGGGCAATCAGCCCGGGAAATACCTTTTTCATTACTGTCCTCGGTTTTTGTCATCACGCAAACTCGTGCATAGCTTGCCCCAGCCGGGCGCCAGAGTCACCAGGAGTTCACCGAAAGCCGTGAAGAAATGGGCAAGGAAATGTGCGGGGGAACAGCTGAACCGGTCAGATTCAGCTGTGGAGGCAGGGAATCAGATAGCGACAGATGAGAGCAGGTTAACCTGCGTCTGTTTGGCCATATTGTCGCGGTACTCCGCAACCCGCGTCGGGTAGTCAATGCCGGCGACCAGTGACAGCGAGCGCAACAGCGGGAACAGATGAATGTCATCTTCCGACAGCTCACCATTTACTGCATTGGGCTTCACAATCAGTTTATCCAGCTGGCGCAAATCATCGCTGACCTTTTTAATCAGTCCGGCGGAGTGCTGTTCCAGCTCATCAAAGCTGCCGATGCTGGCCTCTTTTTTATTTTTAAAATAACTACGTGCCTGCGGAGTGGCGAATTCAGCAAAAGGCGCTTTTGCCATGCGCGGCAACAGCAGCTTATTAACGTATTCGTTAACGTGGCGCAGCCAGGTGCTGATGGCGGGATTGGTCTGGCCGGTCAGCAGCGGTTCACGATCTTTTTTATCGATAAAGTACACGATGTCCATGCTTTCCGGCATGCAGCTGCCATCTTCTTTCTGCAGGATTGGCGCCATCTTCTGACCAATCAGTCGCTTTGGCGTCTCCTCATCATCGTTGAGCATCACCACCAGTTCGATTGGTAAGTTTTTCAGGCCGAAAATCATGCGTGCTTTGACGCAGAATGGGCAGTGTTCATAGATATACAGTTTCATCGGACTTTCTCCTTAAGCACCGCTGGCGGCTAATGCTGCCAGCAATGTTTTGAATGTATTAAAGAAGTATGGGTCAGATTAGGGGAGAGGGCAAACCAACGGTTAACTGCCGCTGAGGATCACCGGCGCTACGCTGCGAGGGTTGAACTGCCACCAAAGCGCAATAAGTGTAATGAAACCAATGACGCCGAGCAGTAACCATGGCAGTGCTGGCATGGCTAAATCCTGGCCGATATCAAACATCCAGCCGCCGCCGCTGTAGCCCAGCGCGCCACCCAGCGCCAGACCTAAGCGACTGAAGCCCATATAGCTGCCGCGGGCACGCGCGTTCGCCAGTGACGCGCTCAGGGTTTCACGCGCCGGTTCGGCAATAATTGAGCCGATATAGAATGTGCAGATCAGCATAAATACCTGCTGCAGGGTGCTGGCCAGCCCGACCGGGATCAGGCTCAAGGTCATTATCAGCAATCCGGCCATCAGGCGCTGCTCCAGGCGAAAGTGCTTTTCGCTCCAGCGCGCCAGCGGATAAAGCAAGGTAAGCGACAGCGTTGCCTCTATTGCATACATCCATTTCACCGCCTGCGGCGCGCCGGCGATCTGATTGACCACAATCGGCAGCATCAGCATCACCTGTACCGCCAGCGCATAGTAACCGGTCAGCGTCAGTACATAGATACAAAAGCGCCGATCTTTCAGCACCCGCGCCATGCCTTCACGCATCGGGGTGCGTACCGTCGAGATACGCCATGCCGGCAGCAGCAACGCATTAAACAGCGCCGCCAGCACAAATACTGCCGCGCCAGCCCAGCACACCAGACGGAAATCATATGCCAGCAGCCAGCTGCCGATCAGCGCGCCAGTCACTGCACCAGCGCTGTCCTGCATCATCAGCAGCGAGAAAAAGCGCCCACGCTGTTGCGGCCGAATCAGTTTAACCACCAGCGCGGTGCGCGGCGGATCAAACAGCGTGCCGCCCAGTCCTGAGAGTAAACACGAGAGCCACAGCACCCAGGGATCATGGGCCAGCGCCATACTGGAGAAACCGGCGGCGCGCAGCAGCATACCGGTGATAATCATCGGTTTCGCGCCAAAACGGTCGGCGATAGCACCGCCAAAAATGCCGAGTCCCTGCTGCACCAGCTGTCGCAGGCCAAGGGCAATCCCCACCAGCAGTGCGGCCCAGCCCAGCTGGTCGACAAAATGGATCGAGATCAAAGGAAAGACGACAAAAAAACCCAACACCACCAGCATGTTGTCTAATAACAGAAAATATTTACCGAGGCATCGTGCCCGCGCGACCCGAGACATGCTTGTTCCTGCATAAAGAGAGAGGGAAAACCTTCCAGTTGGTCTATTTTCCTCCTAAGTTGCTGGTTTTCACAGCAAATACCGTATGATATTTTTTTATCATCATGGTGCAATAAGTGCGCTTTTATGACTGCCGCAGGCAGAAAAAGCGCCGGCCTGTAATGTGGTGTTTTACCCAGAGAGGAGATGACGGTTATAGTAAATGCTGGTTGG
This is a stretch of genomic DNA from Winslowiella toletana. It encodes these proteins:
- the mdtH gene encoding multidrug efflux MFS transporter MdtH → MSRVARARCLGKYFLLLDNMLVVLGFFVVFPLISIHFVDQLGWAALLVGIALGLRQLVQQGLGIFGGAIADRFGAKPMIITGMLLRAAGFSSMALAHDPWVLWLSCLLSGLGGTLFDPPRTALVVKLIRPQQRGRFFSLLMMQDSAGAVTGALIGSWLLAYDFRLVCWAGAAVFVLAALFNALLLPAWRISTVRTPMREGMARVLKDRRFCIYVLTLTGYYALAVQVMLMLPIVVNQIAGAPQAVKWMYAIEATLSLTLLYPLARWSEKHFRLEQRLMAGLLIMTLSLIPVGLASTLQQVFMLICTFYIGSIIAEPARETLSASLANARARGSYMGFSRLGLALGGALGYSGGGWMFDIGQDLAMPALPWLLLGVIGFITLIALWWQFNPRSVAPVILSGS